DNA from Kitasatospora acidiphila:
TGGCCGGGAAGTAGGCGTCCACGCCCTGCGATTCGGCCGGGACGGGGATGTCGCCCCTGGTGAAGTTGTCCCAGTTGGCGTCATAGCCGACGTCACCGTGGAAGACCTGCTTGGCGTCCGATATCAGGGTCTGCCAATGCGAGTCGCTCTCCAGCGAGTTGAACTCGGTGCCGATCGTGAAGGAGGCCGCGCCGTGCTTCTGTGCGCTCTTCAGGTACGGCTGCAGCAACGACTCGTAGCTGCCGAACCAGGCGTCCCGGTCGGTCGGCGCGATGGTGCCGCGCCAGTCGCCGGCCGGGTCGTCCAGCACCGCCTCGTCCATGATCGGACGGACCGTCACCTTCAGCCCGGCCCGCCGGGCCGTGTCGATCAGGATGCCTAGCCGGTCCGGGCTCGGCGTGGTCGGGTGCGCCGACACCTCGTTCGCGCGCAGGCCGGTGGTGTAGAAGGGGAACGAGACCGCGATGGCGTTGGCGTTCAGCCCCACGACGTACTTCACGATGCGGTCGGCCTTGCCCTGGACGTAGGCGTCGGCGTCCGCCGGATCGTCCAACCAGTAGACCTGGATGCCCCATTCGGGCATGCCGGTCTGCCACTGCTTGGCCACCTTCGGCCCGGTGTCGGCCGACGGCTGCGCCGAGGCGGTGGCGCCCGGCTGGGCCGTCGGGGCGGCACTCGCGGTGCCCGCACCGGGCTTCAGCACGGTCGACGCGCTCTTGGCGCGGTCGAAGTTGATCGGATGGTCGCCGTAGAGCACCGGCACGGCGGCGGTCACGGCCACCACGGCGACCGGCAGGATGTAGACGATGTAGCGCTTCACGAGAGTTGGTCCCGATCGAATGGGTCAGGCCGGCTTTGCGATGACGACGAACTTGTTCTCCTCGCGCCGCAGGAACTTGATCAGGCCGCGCAGCCCGCCCAGTCCCTCGATGAAGGAGAACAGCGGAATGGCCGCC
Protein-coding regions in this window:
- a CDS encoding glycoside hydrolase family 113, producing MKRYIVYILPVAVVAVTAAVPVLYGDHPINFDRAKSASTVLKPGAGTASAAPTAQPGATASAQPSADTGPKVAKQWQTGMPEWGIQVYWLDDPADADAYVQGKADRIVKYVVGLNANAIAVSFPFYTTGLRANEVSAHPTTPSPDRLGILIDTARRAGLKVTVRPIMDEAVLDDPAGDWRGTIAPTDRDAWFGSYESLLQPYLKSAQKHGAASFTIGTEFNSLESDSHWQTLISDAKQVFHGDVGYDANWDNFTRGDIPVPAESQGVDAYFPAKSATDQSPVSTLVNSWNTWLDKKGKGPLPGVTLSEVGIPAQQGAYAKPGDFTTKRTVNEAVQAKWFTAVCQVAAQRQLAGMYLWSLYFGTDPTLPVNDDTPRMDFAGRAQSEAAIRQCFSGSYEVPEQPAG